In a genomic window of Fusobacterium sp. IOR10:
- a CDS encoding YigZ family protein: MNTIKSIKRIEFEEKKSKFIGHIKPVSTKKEAEEYIAEIKNKYKDATHNCSAYKLIENGQEYFKVDDDGEPKGTSGKPMGEILTYMDIDNVVVIATRYFGGIKLGAGGLVRAYAKTAKLAVQASEIIEYIKKEIYLLEFNYDKVSEIDKIICNHDNILEKGFNDKVFYKVQLSDENLEKIKKLRNVSIIKL, encoded by the coding sequence ATGAATACAATAAAGTCAATTAAAAGAATAGAATTTGAAGAAAAAAAATCTAAATTCATAGGACATATAAAACCAGTTTCAACAAAAAAAGAAGCAGAAGAGTATATAGCTGAAATTAAAAACAAATATAAGGATGCAACTCATAATTGTAGTGCCTATAAACTCATTGAAAATGGTCAAGAATATTTTAAAGTTGATGATGACGGGGAACCTAAGGGAACCTCAGGAAAACCAATGGGAGAAATATTAACCTATATGGATATAGATAATGTAGTAGTGATAGCTACAAGATATTTTGGTGGAATAAAATTAGGAGCAGGGGGATTAGTTAGAGCCTATGCTAAAACAGCAAAACTAGCAGTTCAAGCTTCAGAAATAATAGAATACATAAAAAAAGAGATTTATCTACTGGAATTTAACTATGATAAGGTTTCAGAAATAGATAAGATAATATGTAATCATGATAACATATTAGAAAAGGGATTTAATGATAAGGTTTTTTATAAGGTTCAATTAAGTGATGAGAATTTAGAGAAAATTAAAAAATTAAGGAATGTTTCCATAATAAAATTATAA